The DNA region CATTGGATGATATCTAAGTTTTCACCTGACAATTCAGAAATCACGGTTTGCACACGTGCCCCACGTTGTCCAATTAATGTGCCAACAGCATCTAAGTTATCGTTATAAGAAACAACTGCGACCTTTGAACGATCACCCGCTTCACGTGCAATTGACTTAATTTCAACTGTACCATCTTGAACTTCTGGTACTTCAGCTTCAAACAGACGTTTAACCAAACTAGGTGCCGTCCGTGAAACAAAAATCTGAGGACCACGTTTGCTCTCTTGTTCGACTTCAGTCAGCAAAACTTTTATCAAATCACCGTTACGATAATTCTCATTTGGCATCTGATCCTGCGTCCGCATTGCTGCTTCTTTTCCACCTGGTAATGTCACATATAAATAGCGTGCATCTTGATAGGCAACCTCACCAGTTAATAATTCATCCAAATCATCTTTGAATTCGTCATAAACCTTGAGTCGCTCAGCTTCGCGTACTTTTTGGATAATAATTTGCTTGGCTTTTCCAGCTGCCAAACGTCCAAAGTCACTAGGTGTGACTTCAAACTTAATTTCATCACCAATTTCATAATCTTTATGAATTTGGTGCGCATCTTCTAGTGATAACTGGACGTTGTGATCTAACACATCATCATCGGCAACAACCGTTTTCACTTGAAAGACTTTAATGTTTCCTTTTTTTCGATCAAAATTAACTTCAACATTGGTTGCATCATGGTAATTCTCTTCATATGCTTTTTCCAACGCTGTTTCAATCGCTTCAATTAAAACGTCTGCTTTAATTCCTCGCTCTGTTTCAAGCGCGTCCAAAGCTGCTACAATTTCTTTACTCATCTTTTTTTCTCCATTAGTAAGTAGTTGTGTGTCGCGCTTTTGCGATGCTCTGTCGTGGTATCTCAAACGGATTTCCTTCAACATCAACCATCAAATGGCTTGGTGTCGCTGCTACAAGTTCGCCAATGAACTCCTTTTTACCATCAATTTTTTGATAGGTCGTCACTTGAACCAATTTATTGACTGCCCACTCAAAATCTTCATTGGTTGTTAATAGGCGGTCTTGATTCAAGGCCATTTGTGCATGCTTGATTTGTTGCCAATCAATTTGATGAGGGACACGTTTTGTTTTTTCAGGTATCAAGAGTGTCACGCCATTTTCTGAGACACTCGATAGCTCACCTACCAATTCCATTTCAGGTTGTTCATTAGTCGCAGCCAAGATAACTTGTATCTGATGATTTTGTGCCCATTCAAAATCTGATTGTTGCTTCAAATCCCGTTCTGCACCCGGTGATGAGACGTCCAGCATATACGCTGCTGGGAATGGATCAGGTGTAATCTCATCGATCAAATCACCAATGACTTCCGTCAAATCCACTAACTCATCCATATTGATTTGTCCTTGTTGACGATCAACCAACACTCGCAAAATCATGTCTGACCCGAGTTTCTCATACTCAACATCCCAAAGCTGATAGCCTTGTGTTGCCAAGCTGGGAGCAATTGCCAACCGGACCGTTTCAACGATTTCTGTCACTTGTATCCCTCCTTTGATTATCATGCACATCGACATGTTTTCTCAAAAAAATAAGCGGCCTCGGAAGAAAGTTCCAGGCCACTCAGTTAAGAGCTTTATTTACAATTTTAATTATAACATATTTTACTAAATTTTGTAAAATGGCAAGCCTTGCCCTACGCCTGACCAACCACAATCGATAGTGTGTCCATCGCTACAGAGTACATAAACGTCCGAATGAATAAAAAAAGCCTCAACATATCTATTGAAGCAAAAATAAAAAAGTACCAAATACCAACCATTATTTTAAGGAGACAACGGGATTTGAACCCGTGCGCCGGCTCG from Weissella diestrammenae includes:
- a CDS encoding ribosome maturation factor RimP, with protein sequence MTEIVETVRLAIAPSLATQGYQLWDVEYEKLGSDMILRVLVDRQQGQINMDELVDLTEVIGDLIDEITPDPFPAAYMLDVSSPGAERDLKQQSDFEWAQNHQIQVILAATNEQPEMELVGELSSVSENGVTLLIPEKTKRVPHQIDWQQIKHAQMALNQDRLLTTNEDFEWAVNKLVQVTTYQKIDGKKEFIGELVAATPSHLMVDVEGNPFEIPRQSIAKARHTTTY
- the nusA gene encoding transcription termination factor NusA: MSKEIVAALDALETERGIKADVLIEAIETALEKAYEENYHDATNVEVNFDRKKGNIKVFQVKTVVADDDVLDHNVQLSLEDAHQIHKDYEIGDEIKFEVTPSDFGRLAAGKAKQIIIQKVREAERLKVYDEFKDDLDELLTGEVAYQDARYLYVTLPGGKEAAMRTQDQMPNENYRNGDLIKVLLTEVEQESKRGPQIFVSRTAPSLVKRLFEAEVPEVQDGTVEIKSIAREAGDRSKVAVVSYNDNLDAVGTLIGQRGARVQTVISELSGENLDIIQWSEDPTEFIVNALRTTDKAEVLEVIFDPSNDRGVTVLVPDDQLSLFIGKRGQNARLAAKLTNFSIDIKPESQREAVYTDMEERAVKATQSDVVSTASEDDVSFEDVTLD